The Odocoileus virginianus isolate 20LAN1187 ecotype Illinois chromosome 3, Ovbor_1.2, whole genome shotgun sequence genome includes a window with the following:
- the ANO8 gene encoding anoctamin-8 isoform X2, whose amino-acid sequence MAEATSGAGGTSLEGERGKRPPPEGEPAAPASGVLDKLFGKRLLQVGRYLVSHKAWMKTVPTENCDVLMTFPDTTDDHTLLWLLNHIRVGIPELIVQVRHHRHTRAYAFFVTATYESLLRGADELGLRKAVKAEFGGGTRGFSCEEDFIYENVESELRFFTSQERQSIIRFWLQNLRAKQGEALHNVRFLEDQPIIPELAARGIIQQVFPVHEQRILNRLMKSWVQAVCENQPLDEICDYFGVKIAMYFAWLGFYTSAMVYPAVFGSVLYTFTEADQTSRDVSCVVFALFNVVWSTLFLEEWKRRGAELAYKWGTLDSPGEAVEEPRPQFRGVRRISPVTQAEEFYYPPWKRLLFQMLVSLPLCLTCLACVFLLMLGCFQLQELVLSVKGLPRLARFLPKVMLALLVSASAEGYKKLAVWLNDMENYRLESAYEKHLIIKVVLFQFVNSYLSLFYIGFYLKDMDRLKEMLATLLITRQFLQNVREVLQPHLYRRLGRGELGLRAAWELARALLGLLSLRRPARRHLEPPAEESGGGSSGGGGRRCLSGGCGAPEEEEEATVERRPAGEGGEVGDGPRGGREEEDLDEEEEDEEEEDEDEEGEEGGLLDCGLRLKKVSFAERGAGRRRPGPSQEALLEEGSPTMVEKGLEPGVFTLAEEDDEAEGAPSSPEREPPPAVLLRRAGGEGRDQGPDGGPDPEPGSGDSARKQRRQNRSSWIDPPEEEHSSQLTQAELESCMKKYEDTFQDYQEMFVQFGYVVLFSSAFPLAALCALINNLIEIRSDALKLCTGLQRPFGQRVESIGQWQKVMEVMGVLAIVVNCYLIGQCGQLQRLFPWLSPEAAIVSVVVLEHFALLLKYLIHVAIPDIPGWVAEEMAKLEYQRREAFKRHERQAQHRYQQQQRRRREEEERQRHAEHHARRERDASGREEARAEGSGLDPAAPEKTSAKAKGSGAGGHGPERPKRPGSLLAPNNVMKLKQIIPLQGKFLSSGASSSSPAGPGANLTTRPTPAQSPTGSDTRLPAFLSFKFLKSPETRRDPERSHSPPKAFHAGKLFPFGGARAETGSNGAGGQARQDGTLSGGGCRAQRSGLVDEAAAEEPDTPRPEEEGSGTALAPVGAPALRTRRSRSPAPPPPPPTPLPRPPTPPAGCWQWDGPWGCGGEGAAPRQVPAATDCPPCALAGPPPAPQPLPGDASFYSLPLPPLPPTSEPPQTPMPSPSPSSSPSPQAVCWPSGWH is encoded by the exons ATGGCGGAAGCCACCTCCGGCGCTGGGGGCACGTCCCTGGAGGGCGAGCGTGGCAAGAGGCCCCCGCCGGAGGGCGAGCCTGCAGCCCCGGCGTCCGGAGTTCTGG atAAGCTTTTTGGGAAGCGGCTCCTGCAGGTGGGTCGGTATCTGGTGTCTCACAAAGCGTGGATGAAGACGGTGCCCACGGAGAACTGTGACGTGTTGATGACCTTCCCAG ATACGACCGATGACCACACGCTGCTATGGCTGCTGAACCACATCCGCGTGGGTATCCCTGAGCTCATCGTGCAAGTCCGCCACCATCGCCACACACGCGCCTACGCCTTCTTCGTCACCGCCACATACGAGAG CCTACTCAGAGGGGCCGACGAGCTGGGTCTGCGCAAAGCAGTGAAGGCCGAGTTTGGCGGGGGCACCCGCGGCTTCTCCTGCGAGGAGGACTTCATCTACGAGAATGTGGAGAGTGAGCTGCGCTTCTTCACCTCCCAG GAGCGCCAGAGCATCATCCGCTTCTGGCTGCAGAACCTTCGTGCCAAGCAGGGCGAGGCACTGCACAATGTGCGCTTTCTGGAGGACCAGCCAATCA TCCCTGAACTGGCGGCCCGCGGGATCATCCAGCAGGTGTTCCCAGTCCACGAGCAGCGCATCCTGAACCGTCTCATGAAGTCATGGGTGCAAGCTGTGTGTGAAAACCAGCCTCTAG ATGAGATCTGCGACTACTTTGGTGTGAAGATTGCCATGTACTTTGCCTGGCTGGGTTTCTACACATCGGCAATGGTGTACCCGGCGGTCTTCGGCTCAGTCCTGTACACATTCACAGAGGCTGATCAG ACAAGCCGGGATGTGTCCTGCGTGGTCTTTGCCCTCTTCAACGTGGTCTGGTCAACACTGTTCTTGGAGGAGTGGAAACGGAGGGGGGCCGAGCTGGCCTACAAGTGGGGAACACTGGACTCACCTGGGGAAGCTGTGGAGGAGCCACGACCCCAGTTCAGG GGCGTGCGGCGCATCAGCCCCGTGACTCAGGCCGAGGAGTTCTACTACCCACCCTGGAAGCGGCTGCTCTTCCAGATGCTCGTGAGTCTCCCCTTGTGCCTCACCTGCCTAGCCTGCGTGTTCCTGCTCATGCTCGGCTGCTTCCAGCTCCAG GAGCTGGTGCTGAGCGTGAAGGGGCTGCCCCGTCTTGCCCGCTTCCTGCCGAAAGTCATGTTGGCCCTGCTGGTCAGTGCAAGCGCCGAGGGCTATAAGAAGCTGGCTGTCTGGCTCAACGACATGG AGAACTATCGGCTGGAGAGTGCCTATGAGAAGCACCTCATCATCAAGGTCGTCCTG TTCCAGTTCGTCAACTCATACCTGAGCCTCTTCTACATTGGCTTCTACCTCAAGGACATGGACCGCCTGAAAGAG ATGCTGGCCACACTGCTGATCACCCGCCAGTTCCTCCAGAATGTTCGAGAGGTTCTGCAGCCCCACCTGTATCGGCGGCTGGGCCGAGGAGAGCTTGGCCTGCGGGCGGCCTGGGAGCTGGCCCGTGCCCTGCTTGGCCTCCTGAGCCTCCGGCGCCCCGCACGCCGCCACCTCGAACCCCCGGCTGAAGAGAGTGGCGGTGGCAGCAGCGGTGGGGGGGGCCGCAGGTGTCTCAGTGGGGGCTGCGGGGCacctgaggaggaagaggaggccaCGGTGGAGCGGCGGCCggcaggggaagggggagaggtgggggatgggccccgggggggcagagaggaggaggacctggacgaggaggaggaggacgaagaggaggaggatgaggatGAGGAAGGCGAGGAGGGCGGCCTCCTGGACTGCGGGCTCCGACTGAAGAAGGTCAGCTTTGCTGAGCGGGGGGCTGGGCGGCGGCGGCCAGGCCCAAGCCAGGAggccctcctggaggaggggagcccCACCATGGTGGAGAAGGGGCTGGAACCAGGTGTGTTCACACTGGCCGAGGAGGACGATGAGGCCGAGGGGGCTCCCAGCAGCCCCGAACGGGAGCCTCCCCCGGCTGTCCTGCTCCGCCGGGCCGGAGGTGAGGGCCGAGACCAGGGCCCGGATGGGGGCCCGGACCCAGAGCCAGGCTCAGGCGACTCAGCCCGGAAGCAGCGGCGGCAGAACCGGTCATCGTGGATCGACCCACCCGAGGAGGAACACTCGTCTCAGCTCACCCAGGCGGAGCTCGAGAGCTGCATGAAGAAATATGAG GACACGTTCCAGGACTACCAGGAGATGTTCGTGCAGTTTGGCTATGTCGTGCTCTTCTCGTCCGCCTTCCCCCTGGCTGCCCTCTGCGCCCTCATCAACAACCTCATCGAGATCCGCAGTGATGCCCTCAAGCTGTGCACGGGGCTGCAGCGGCCCTTTGGGCAGCGGGTGGAAAGCATTGGCCAGTGGCAG AAGGTGATGGAGGTCATGGGCGTCCTGGCAATCGTGGTCAATTGCTATCTAATTGGCCAGTGTGGGCAGCTGCAGCGCCTCTTCCCCTGGCTCAGTCCCGAGGCAGCCATCGTGTCCGTGGTGGTGCTCGAG CACTTCGCTCTGCTCCTCAAGTACCTCATCCATGTGGCCATCCCCGACATCCCGGGCTGGGTGGCTGAGGAGATGGCCAAGCTGGAGTACCAGCGACGGGAGGCCTTCAAG AGACATGAGCGCCAGGCCCAGCACCGCTACCAGCAACAGCAGCGGcggaggcgggaggaggaggagcgacAGCGCCACGCGGAACACCACGCCCGGAGGGAGCGAGACGCCAGTGGCCGAGAGGAGGCTCGGGCCGAGGGCTCTGGGTTGGACCCTGCTGCCCCGGAGAAAACCTCGGCCAAGGCCAAGGGCAGTGGGGCAGGTGGCCACGGGCCGGAGCGACCCAAGCGCCCGGGGTCCCTGCTGGCACCCAACAACGTCATGAAGCTGAAGCAGATCATCCCGCTGCAGGGCAAGTTCCTGTCGTCCGGGGCCTCGTCCTCCTCGCCGGCCGGCCCGGGGGCCAACCTCACCACCCGGCCAACCCCTGCCCAGTCGCCCACTGGCAGCGACACCCGCCTGCCAGCCTTCCTTAGCTTCAAATTCCTCAAGTCACCTGAGACTCGGCGGGACCCAGAGCGTAGCCACTCTCCACCCAAGGCCTTCCATGCCGGCAAGCTTTTCCCCTTCGGCGGGGCCCGGGCAGAGACCGGGTCCAACGGGGCGGGCGGGCAGGCCCGGCAGGACGGGACCCTCAGCGGTGGCGGTTGCCGAGCCCAGCGGAGTGGGCTGGTGGACGAGGCTGCAGCTGAGGAGCCGGACACACCCCGGCCTGAAGAGGAAGGCTCAG GGACAGCGCTGGCCCCCGTGGGCGCCCCGGCCCTCCGCACCCGCCGCAGCCGGAGCCCtgcgccgccgccaccgccgccaaCACCGCTGCCTCGGCCCCCGACGCCCCCCGCGGGCTGCTGGCAGTGGGACGGGCCGTGGGGCTGCGGGGGCGAGGGCGCCGCCCCCCGCCAGGTTCCTGCTGCCACCGACTGCCCGCCCTGCGCCCTCGCCGGGCCCCcgcctgccccccagcccctgccGGGGGACGCCAGCTTCTACAGCCTCCCGCTGCCGCCGCTGCCTCCCACCTCCGAGCCCCCCCAGACCCCGATGCCCTCACCCAGCCCCAGCTCCAGTCCCAGTCCTCAGGCCGTGTGCTGGCCCAGCGGCTGGCATTAG
- the ANO8 gene encoding anoctamin-8 isoform X1 — protein sequence MAEATSGAGGTSLEGERGKRPPPEGEPAAPASGVLDKLFGKRLLQVGRYLVSHKAWMKTVPTENCDVLMTFPDTTDDHTLLWLLNHIRVGIPELIVQVRHHRHTRAYAFFVTATYESLLRGADELGLRKAVKAEFGGGTRGFSCEEDFIYENVESELRFFTSQERQSIIRFWLQNLRAKQGEALHNVRFLEDQPIIPELAARGIIQQVFPVHEQRILNRLMKSWVQAVCENQPLDEICDYFGVKIAMYFAWLGFYTSAMVYPAVFGSVLYTFTEADQTSRDVSCVVFALFNVVWSTLFLEEWKRRGAELAYKWGTLDSPGEAVEEPRPQFRGVRRISPVTQAEEFYYPPWKRLLFQMLVSLPLCLTCLACVFLLMLGCFQLQELVLSVKGLPRLARFLPKVMLALLVSASAEGYKKLAVWLNDMENYRLESAYEKHLIIKVVLFQFVNSYLSLFYIGFYLKDMDRLKELLIVLSLSQSLERQLWAVLVPLVALRFRLLLLSLQGLLLEARAKMLATLLITRQFLQNVREVLQPHLYRRLGRGELGLRAAWELARALLGLLSLRRPARRHLEPPAEESGGGSSGGGGRRCLSGGCGAPEEEEEATVERRPAGEGGEVGDGPRGGREEEDLDEEEEDEEEEDEDEEGEEGGLLDCGLRLKKVSFAERGAGRRRPGPSQEALLEEGSPTMVEKGLEPGVFTLAEEDDEAEGAPSSPEREPPPAVLLRRAGGEGRDQGPDGGPDPEPGSGDSARKQRRQNRSSWIDPPEEEHSSQLTQAELESCMKKYEDTFQDYQEMFVQFGYVVLFSSAFPLAALCALINNLIEIRSDALKLCTGLQRPFGQRVESIGQWQKVMEVMGVLAIVVNCYLIGQCGQLQRLFPWLSPEAAIVSVVVLEHFALLLKYLIHVAIPDIPGWVAEEMAKLEYQRREAFKRHERQAQHRYQQQQRRRREEEERQRHAEHHARRERDASGREEARAEGSGLDPAAPEKTSAKAKGSGAGGHGPERPKRPGSLLAPNNVMKLKQIIPLQGKFLSSGASSSSPAGPGANLTTRPTPAQSPTGSDTRLPAFLSFKFLKSPETRRDPERSHSPPKAFHAGKLFPFGGARAETGSNGAGGQARQDGTLSGGGCRAQRSGLVDEAAAEEPDTPRPEEEGSGTALAPVGAPALRTRRSRSPAPPPPPPTPLPRPPTPPAGCWQWDGPWGCGGEGAAPRQVPAATDCPPCALAGPPPAPQPLPGDASFYSLPLPPLPPTSEPPQTPMPSPSPSSSPSPQAVCWPSGWH from the exons ATGGCGGAAGCCACCTCCGGCGCTGGGGGCACGTCCCTGGAGGGCGAGCGTGGCAAGAGGCCCCCGCCGGAGGGCGAGCCTGCAGCCCCGGCGTCCGGAGTTCTGG atAAGCTTTTTGGGAAGCGGCTCCTGCAGGTGGGTCGGTATCTGGTGTCTCACAAAGCGTGGATGAAGACGGTGCCCACGGAGAACTGTGACGTGTTGATGACCTTCCCAG ATACGACCGATGACCACACGCTGCTATGGCTGCTGAACCACATCCGCGTGGGTATCCCTGAGCTCATCGTGCAAGTCCGCCACCATCGCCACACACGCGCCTACGCCTTCTTCGTCACCGCCACATACGAGAG CCTACTCAGAGGGGCCGACGAGCTGGGTCTGCGCAAAGCAGTGAAGGCCGAGTTTGGCGGGGGCACCCGCGGCTTCTCCTGCGAGGAGGACTTCATCTACGAGAATGTGGAGAGTGAGCTGCGCTTCTTCACCTCCCAG GAGCGCCAGAGCATCATCCGCTTCTGGCTGCAGAACCTTCGTGCCAAGCAGGGCGAGGCACTGCACAATGTGCGCTTTCTGGAGGACCAGCCAATCA TCCCTGAACTGGCGGCCCGCGGGATCATCCAGCAGGTGTTCCCAGTCCACGAGCAGCGCATCCTGAACCGTCTCATGAAGTCATGGGTGCAAGCTGTGTGTGAAAACCAGCCTCTAG ATGAGATCTGCGACTACTTTGGTGTGAAGATTGCCATGTACTTTGCCTGGCTGGGTTTCTACACATCGGCAATGGTGTACCCGGCGGTCTTCGGCTCAGTCCTGTACACATTCACAGAGGCTGATCAG ACAAGCCGGGATGTGTCCTGCGTGGTCTTTGCCCTCTTCAACGTGGTCTGGTCAACACTGTTCTTGGAGGAGTGGAAACGGAGGGGGGCCGAGCTGGCCTACAAGTGGGGAACACTGGACTCACCTGGGGAAGCTGTGGAGGAGCCACGACCCCAGTTCAGG GGCGTGCGGCGCATCAGCCCCGTGACTCAGGCCGAGGAGTTCTACTACCCACCCTGGAAGCGGCTGCTCTTCCAGATGCTCGTGAGTCTCCCCTTGTGCCTCACCTGCCTAGCCTGCGTGTTCCTGCTCATGCTCGGCTGCTTCCAGCTCCAG GAGCTGGTGCTGAGCGTGAAGGGGCTGCCCCGTCTTGCCCGCTTCCTGCCGAAAGTCATGTTGGCCCTGCTGGTCAGTGCAAGCGCCGAGGGCTATAAGAAGCTGGCTGTCTGGCTCAACGACATGG AGAACTATCGGCTGGAGAGTGCCTATGAGAAGCACCTCATCATCAAGGTCGTCCTG TTCCAGTTCGTCAACTCATACCTGAGCCTCTTCTACATTGGCTTCTACCTCAAGGACATGGACCGCCTGAAAGAG CTCCTGATCGTCCTGTCCCTGTCCCAGAGCCTCGAGCGGCAGCTTTGGGCGGTGCTGGTCCCGCTCGTGGCCCTGCGGTTCCGcctgctcctcctctccctccagggCCTCCTTCTTGAGGCCCGGGCCAAA ATGCTGGCCACACTGCTGATCACCCGCCAGTTCCTCCAGAATGTTCGAGAGGTTCTGCAGCCCCACCTGTATCGGCGGCTGGGCCGAGGAGAGCTTGGCCTGCGGGCGGCCTGGGAGCTGGCCCGTGCCCTGCTTGGCCTCCTGAGCCTCCGGCGCCCCGCACGCCGCCACCTCGAACCCCCGGCTGAAGAGAGTGGCGGTGGCAGCAGCGGTGGGGGGGGCCGCAGGTGTCTCAGTGGGGGCTGCGGGGCacctgaggaggaagaggaggccaCGGTGGAGCGGCGGCCggcaggggaagggggagaggtgggggatgggccccgggggggcagagaggaggaggacctggacgaggaggaggaggacgaagaggaggaggatgaggatGAGGAAGGCGAGGAGGGCGGCCTCCTGGACTGCGGGCTCCGACTGAAGAAGGTCAGCTTTGCTGAGCGGGGGGCTGGGCGGCGGCGGCCAGGCCCAAGCCAGGAggccctcctggaggaggggagcccCACCATGGTGGAGAAGGGGCTGGAACCAGGTGTGTTCACACTGGCCGAGGAGGACGATGAGGCCGAGGGGGCTCCCAGCAGCCCCGAACGGGAGCCTCCCCCGGCTGTCCTGCTCCGCCGGGCCGGAGGTGAGGGCCGAGACCAGGGCCCGGATGGGGGCCCGGACCCAGAGCCAGGCTCAGGCGACTCAGCCCGGAAGCAGCGGCGGCAGAACCGGTCATCGTGGATCGACCCACCCGAGGAGGAACACTCGTCTCAGCTCACCCAGGCGGAGCTCGAGAGCTGCATGAAGAAATATGAG GACACGTTCCAGGACTACCAGGAGATGTTCGTGCAGTTTGGCTATGTCGTGCTCTTCTCGTCCGCCTTCCCCCTGGCTGCCCTCTGCGCCCTCATCAACAACCTCATCGAGATCCGCAGTGATGCCCTCAAGCTGTGCACGGGGCTGCAGCGGCCCTTTGGGCAGCGGGTGGAAAGCATTGGCCAGTGGCAG AAGGTGATGGAGGTCATGGGCGTCCTGGCAATCGTGGTCAATTGCTATCTAATTGGCCAGTGTGGGCAGCTGCAGCGCCTCTTCCCCTGGCTCAGTCCCGAGGCAGCCATCGTGTCCGTGGTGGTGCTCGAG CACTTCGCTCTGCTCCTCAAGTACCTCATCCATGTGGCCATCCCCGACATCCCGGGCTGGGTGGCTGAGGAGATGGCCAAGCTGGAGTACCAGCGACGGGAGGCCTTCAAG AGACATGAGCGCCAGGCCCAGCACCGCTACCAGCAACAGCAGCGGcggaggcgggaggaggaggagcgacAGCGCCACGCGGAACACCACGCCCGGAGGGAGCGAGACGCCAGTGGCCGAGAGGAGGCTCGGGCCGAGGGCTCTGGGTTGGACCCTGCTGCCCCGGAGAAAACCTCGGCCAAGGCCAAGGGCAGTGGGGCAGGTGGCCACGGGCCGGAGCGACCCAAGCGCCCGGGGTCCCTGCTGGCACCCAACAACGTCATGAAGCTGAAGCAGATCATCCCGCTGCAGGGCAAGTTCCTGTCGTCCGGGGCCTCGTCCTCCTCGCCGGCCGGCCCGGGGGCCAACCTCACCACCCGGCCAACCCCTGCCCAGTCGCCCACTGGCAGCGACACCCGCCTGCCAGCCTTCCTTAGCTTCAAATTCCTCAAGTCACCTGAGACTCGGCGGGACCCAGAGCGTAGCCACTCTCCACCCAAGGCCTTCCATGCCGGCAAGCTTTTCCCCTTCGGCGGGGCCCGGGCAGAGACCGGGTCCAACGGGGCGGGCGGGCAGGCCCGGCAGGACGGGACCCTCAGCGGTGGCGGTTGCCGAGCCCAGCGGAGTGGGCTGGTGGACGAGGCTGCAGCTGAGGAGCCGGACACACCCCGGCCTGAAGAGGAAGGCTCAG GGACAGCGCTGGCCCCCGTGGGCGCCCCGGCCCTCCGCACCCGCCGCAGCCGGAGCCCtgcgccgccgccaccgccgccaaCACCGCTGCCTCGGCCCCCGACGCCCCCCGCGGGCTGCTGGCAGTGGGACGGGCCGTGGGGCTGCGGGGGCGAGGGCGCCGCCCCCCGCCAGGTTCCTGCTGCCACCGACTGCCCGCCCTGCGCCCTCGCCGGGCCCCcgcctgccccccagcccctgccGGGGGACGCCAGCTTCTACAGCCTCCCGCTGCCGCCGCTGCCTCCCACCTCCGAGCCCCCCCAGACCCCGATGCCCTCACCCAGCCCCAGCTCCAGTCCCAGTCCTCAGGCCGTGTGCTGGCCCAGCGGCTGGCATTAG
- the ANO8 gene encoding anoctamin-8 isoform X3: MKSWVQAVCENQPLDEICDYFGVKIAMYFAWLGFYTSAMVYPAVFGSVLYTFTEADQTSRDVSCVVFALFNVVWSTLFLEEWKRRGAELAYKWGTLDSPGEAVEEPRPQFRGVRRISPVTQAEEFYYPPWKRLLFQMLVSLPLCLTCLACVFLLMLGCFQLQELVLSVKGLPRLARFLPKVMLALLVSASAEGYKKLAVWLNDMENYRLESAYEKHLIIKVVLFQFVNSYLSLFYIGFYLKDMDRLKELLIVLSLSQSLERQLWAVLVPLVALRFRLLLLSLQGLLLEARAKMLATLLITRQFLQNVREVLQPHLYRRLGRGELGLRAAWELARALLGLLSLRRPARRHLEPPAEESGGGSSGGGGRRCLSGGCGAPEEEEEATVERRPAGEGGEVGDGPRGGREEEDLDEEEEDEEEEDEDEEGEEGGLLDCGLRLKKVSFAERGAGRRRPGPSQEALLEEGSPTMVEKGLEPGVFTLAEEDDEAEGAPSSPEREPPPAVLLRRAGGEGRDQGPDGGPDPEPGSGDSARKQRRQNRSSWIDPPEEEHSSQLTQAELESCMKKYEDTFQDYQEMFVQFGYVVLFSSAFPLAALCALINNLIEIRSDALKLCTGLQRPFGQRVESIGQWQKVMEVMGVLAIVVNCYLIGQCGQLQRLFPWLSPEAAIVSVVVLEHFALLLKYLIHVAIPDIPGWVAEEMAKLEYQRREAFKRHERQAQHRYQQQQRRRREEEERQRHAEHHARRERDASGREEARAEGSGLDPAAPEKTSAKAKGSGAGGHGPERPKRPGSLLAPNNVMKLKQIIPLQGKFLSSGASSSSPAGPGANLTTRPTPAQSPTGSDTRLPAFLSFKFLKSPETRRDPERSHSPPKAFHAGKLFPFGGARAETGSNGAGGQARQDGTLSGGGCRAQRSGLVDEAAAEEPDTPRPEEEGSGTALAPVGAPALRTRRSRSPAPPPPPPTPLPRPPTPPAGCWQWDGPWGCGGEGAAPRQVPAATDCPPCALAGPPPAPQPLPGDASFYSLPLPPLPPTSEPPQTPMPSPSPSSSPSPQAVCWPSGWH, from the exons ATGAAGTCATGGGTGCAAGCTGTGTGTGAAAACCAGCCTCTAG ATGAGATCTGCGACTACTTTGGTGTGAAGATTGCCATGTACTTTGCCTGGCTGGGTTTCTACACATCGGCAATGGTGTACCCGGCGGTCTTCGGCTCAGTCCTGTACACATTCACAGAGGCTGATCAG ACAAGCCGGGATGTGTCCTGCGTGGTCTTTGCCCTCTTCAACGTGGTCTGGTCAACACTGTTCTTGGAGGAGTGGAAACGGAGGGGGGCCGAGCTGGCCTACAAGTGGGGAACACTGGACTCACCTGGGGAAGCTGTGGAGGAGCCACGACCCCAGTTCAGG GGCGTGCGGCGCATCAGCCCCGTGACTCAGGCCGAGGAGTTCTACTACCCACCCTGGAAGCGGCTGCTCTTCCAGATGCTCGTGAGTCTCCCCTTGTGCCTCACCTGCCTAGCCTGCGTGTTCCTGCTCATGCTCGGCTGCTTCCAGCTCCAG GAGCTGGTGCTGAGCGTGAAGGGGCTGCCCCGTCTTGCCCGCTTCCTGCCGAAAGTCATGTTGGCCCTGCTGGTCAGTGCAAGCGCCGAGGGCTATAAGAAGCTGGCTGTCTGGCTCAACGACATGG AGAACTATCGGCTGGAGAGTGCCTATGAGAAGCACCTCATCATCAAGGTCGTCCTG TTCCAGTTCGTCAACTCATACCTGAGCCTCTTCTACATTGGCTTCTACCTCAAGGACATGGACCGCCTGAAAGAG CTCCTGATCGTCCTGTCCCTGTCCCAGAGCCTCGAGCGGCAGCTTTGGGCGGTGCTGGTCCCGCTCGTGGCCCTGCGGTTCCGcctgctcctcctctccctccagggCCTCCTTCTTGAGGCCCGGGCCAAA ATGCTGGCCACACTGCTGATCACCCGCCAGTTCCTCCAGAATGTTCGAGAGGTTCTGCAGCCCCACCTGTATCGGCGGCTGGGCCGAGGAGAGCTTGGCCTGCGGGCGGCCTGGGAGCTGGCCCGTGCCCTGCTTGGCCTCCTGAGCCTCCGGCGCCCCGCACGCCGCCACCTCGAACCCCCGGCTGAAGAGAGTGGCGGTGGCAGCAGCGGTGGGGGGGGCCGCAGGTGTCTCAGTGGGGGCTGCGGGGCacctgaggaggaagaggaggccaCGGTGGAGCGGCGGCCggcaggggaagggggagaggtgggggatgggccccgggggggcagagaggaggaggacctggacgaggaggaggaggacgaagaggaggaggatgaggatGAGGAAGGCGAGGAGGGCGGCCTCCTGGACTGCGGGCTCCGACTGAAGAAGGTCAGCTTTGCTGAGCGGGGGGCTGGGCGGCGGCGGCCAGGCCCAAGCCAGGAggccctcctggaggaggggagcccCACCATGGTGGAGAAGGGGCTGGAACCAGGTGTGTTCACACTGGCCGAGGAGGACGATGAGGCCGAGGGGGCTCCCAGCAGCCCCGAACGGGAGCCTCCCCCGGCTGTCCTGCTCCGCCGGGCCGGAGGTGAGGGCCGAGACCAGGGCCCGGATGGGGGCCCGGACCCAGAGCCAGGCTCAGGCGACTCAGCCCGGAAGCAGCGGCGGCAGAACCGGTCATCGTGGATCGACCCACCCGAGGAGGAACACTCGTCTCAGCTCACCCAGGCGGAGCTCGAGAGCTGCATGAAGAAATATGAG GACACGTTCCAGGACTACCAGGAGATGTTCGTGCAGTTTGGCTATGTCGTGCTCTTCTCGTCCGCCTTCCCCCTGGCTGCCCTCTGCGCCCTCATCAACAACCTCATCGAGATCCGCAGTGATGCCCTCAAGCTGTGCACGGGGCTGCAGCGGCCCTTTGGGCAGCGGGTGGAAAGCATTGGCCAGTGGCAG AAGGTGATGGAGGTCATGGGCGTCCTGGCAATCGTGGTCAATTGCTATCTAATTGGCCAGTGTGGGCAGCTGCAGCGCCTCTTCCCCTGGCTCAGTCCCGAGGCAGCCATCGTGTCCGTGGTGGTGCTCGAG CACTTCGCTCTGCTCCTCAAGTACCTCATCCATGTGGCCATCCCCGACATCCCGGGCTGGGTGGCTGAGGAGATGGCCAAGCTGGAGTACCAGCGACGGGAGGCCTTCAAG AGACATGAGCGCCAGGCCCAGCACCGCTACCAGCAACAGCAGCGGcggaggcgggaggaggaggagcgacAGCGCCACGCGGAACACCACGCCCGGAGGGAGCGAGACGCCAGTGGCCGAGAGGAGGCTCGGGCCGAGGGCTCTGGGTTGGACCCTGCTGCCCCGGAGAAAACCTCGGCCAAGGCCAAGGGCAGTGGGGCAGGTGGCCACGGGCCGGAGCGACCCAAGCGCCCGGGGTCCCTGCTGGCACCCAACAACGTCATGAAGCTGAAGCAGATCATCCCGCTGCAGGGCAAGTTCCTGTCGTCCGGGGCCTCGTCCTCCTCGCCGGCCGGCCCGGGGGCCAACCTCACCACCCGGCCAACCCCTGCCCAGTCGCCCACTGGCAGCGACACCCGCCTGCCAGCCTTCCTTAGCTTCAAATTCCTCAAGTCACCTGAGACTCGGCGGGACCCAGAGCGTAGCCACTCTCCACCCAAGGCCTTCCATGCCGGCAAGCTTTTCCCCTTCGGCGGGGCCCGGGCAGAGACCGGGTCCAACGGGGCGGGCGGGCAGGCCCGGCAGGACGGGACCCTCAGCGGTGGCGGTTGCCGAGCCCAGCGGAGTGGGCTGGTGGACGAGGCTGCAGCTGAGGAGCCGGACACACCCCGGCCTGAAGAGGAAGGCTCAG GGACAGCGCTGGCCCCCGTGGGCGCCCCGGCCCTCCGCACCCGCCGCAGCCGGAGCCCtgcgccgccgccaccgccgccaaCACCGCTGCCTCGGCCCCCGACGCCCCCCGCGGGCTGCTGGCAGTGGGACGGGCCGTGGGGCTGCGGGGGCGAGGGCGCCGCCCCCCGCCAGGTTCCTGCTGCCACCGACTGCCCGCCCTGCGCCCTCGCCGGGCCCCcgcctgccccccagcccctgccGGGGGACGCCAGCTTCTACAGCCTCCCGCTGCCGCCGCTGCCTCCCACCTCCGAGCCCCCCCAGACCCCGATGCCCTCACCCAGCCCCAGCTCCAGTCCCAGTCCTCAGGCCGTGTGCTGGCCCAGCGGCTGGCATTAG